In a genomic window of Telopea speciosissima isolate NSW1024214 ecotype Mountain lineage chromosome 5, Tspe_v1, whole genome shotgun sequence:
- the LOC122661668 gene encoding uncharacterized protein LOC122661668 isoform X2, protein MKLRDRQDKVERMLSFYRSSKGNPFQEASTRVKGEVDVVGALLLVDYIYRQTCGTLDRAGVRTGTVSRWQSLTDFSFGPPLLNQYHDAAAALLVKRSKVAACLAEFVSGLGMQPDSTGIRHCLSTFGQVIYQLSKGTKLTLLGIQKMPKSLNQQIGLGFLTLPVGSLRRHKHPDTPTEASFSSVTSNVEDNVAIRSIGLMLELELDESTRIRGWVEMQKSSPRY, encoded by the exons ATGAAACTGAGGGACAGACAGGACAAGGTTGAGAGAATGCTTTCCTTCTATAGATCTTCCAAGGGAAATCCGTTTCAGGAAGCCAGTACCCGTGTGAAAGGAGAGGTGGATGTTGTGGGTGCATTATTGCTTGTGGATTATATTTATCGACAGACCTGTGGCACTCTTGATAGAGCAGGAGTTAGAACTGGAACTGTTTCAAGGT GGCAGAGCCTTACTGATTTCTCTTTTGGACCACCCCTTTTGAATCAATATCATGATGCTGCCGCTGCATTATTGGTGAAAAGATCAAAGGTTGCTGCATGTTTGGCTGAGTTTGTTTCTGGATTGGGAATGCAACCGGATTCTACTGGAATTAGGCATTGCTTAAGCACTTTTGGGCAAGTTATCTATCAGCTTTCAAAAGGAACAAAGCTCACTCTATTGGGTATTCAGAAAATGCCCAAATCATTAAATCAGCAGATTGGTTTAGGTTTCCTTACTTTGCCAGTGGGTAGTTTAAGACGCCACAAGCATCCTGATACACCCACTGAAGCATCTTTTTCATCCGTCACCAGCAACGTAGAGGACAATGTAGCTATTAGATCCATTGGTTTGATGCTTGAGTTGGAGCTTGACGAGAGTACTAGAATCAGAGGTTGGGTTGAAATGCAGAAATCAAGTCCGAGATACTAA